From the Pongo pygmaeus isolate AG05252 chromosome X, NHGRI_mPonPyg2-v2.0_pri, whole genome shotgun sequence genome, one window contains:
- the TCEAL5 gene encoding transcription elongation factor A protein-like 5, with translation MEKLYKENEGKPENERNLESEGKPEDEGSTEDEGKSDEEEKPDMEGKTECEGKRQDEGEPDDEGQLEDEGSQEKQGKSEGEGKPQSEGKPASQAKPESQPRAAEKRPAEDYVPRKAKRKTDRGTDDSPKDSQEDLQERHLSSEEVMRECGDVSRAQEELRKKQKMGGFHWMQRDVQDPFAPRGQRGVRGVRGGGRGQKDLEDVPYV, from the coding sequence ATGGAAAAGctctacaaagaaaatgaaggaaagccAGAGAATGAAAGAAACCTAGAAAGTGAGGGAAAGCCAGAAGATGAGGGAAGTacagaagatgaaggaaagtcAGACGAGGAAGAAAAACCGGACATGGAGGGGAAGACAGAATGCGAGGGAAAGCGACAGGATGAGGGAGAGCCAGATGATGAGGGACAACTGGAAGATGAGGGAAGCCAGGAAAAGCAGGGCAAGTCTGAAGGTGAGGGCAAGCCACAAAGTGAGGGCAAGCCAGCCTCCCAGGCAAAGCCAGAGAGCCAGCCGCGGGCCGCCGAAAAGCGCCCGGCTGAAGATTATGTGCCccggaaagcaaaaagaaaaacggACAGGGGGACGGACGATTCCCCCAAGGACTCTCAGGAGGACTTACAAGAAAGGCATCTGAGCAGTGAGGAGGTGATGAGAGAATGTGGAGATGTGTCAAGGGCTCAGGAGGAGctaaggaaaaaacagaaaatgggtGGTTTTCATTGGATGCAAAGAGATGTACAGGATCCATTTGCCCCAAGGGGCCAACGGGGTGTGAGGGGAGTGAGGGGCGGAGGTAGGGGCCAGAAAGACTTAGAAGATGTCCCATATGTTTAA